From the genome of Mycobacterium dioxanotrophicus, one region includes:
- a CDS encoding PQQ-dependent sugar dehydrogenase encodes MRVWAARSALAAVLVATAACSSPPTPAPNPPPVVPAGLSTVTVEVPDALSQSPFDRPRSAQVPAGWTLTVVARVPGARMAAWTPDDRLLVSVPGAGQVIQALPTRQVVLAGLDQPHGLAFAGSTLYVAESDQVDAYDYADGRAVNPRTVAGDLPDAKSPDLRGAYAHALKSVVVGRDGAVYFSIGSTGNISADDRSATPPRATVMRVPPGGGPAQPFATGVRNGTGLAFAPDGSLWTAVNNRDNVADPDGKVDQAYVNDHPPESVAKLTPGRELGWPYCNPDGAAPAGFIRDIQTNADGSKLDCAALPPLEQAMPAHSAPLGMSFTKLARFGTGALVGVHGSWNRARAQAPEVSFFAWQDGTLGPQQTLVGGFQADDGSRWGRPVAAVAGPDGAVYITDDAAGAVYRLAPKT; translated from the coding sequence ATGCGGGTCTGGGCGGCGCGTAGCGCGCTCGCAGCAGTTCTGGTCGCGACGGCGGCCTGCAGCTCCCCGCCCACACCGGCACCGAACCCACCGCCCGTTGTTCCCGCTGGCCTTTCCACGGTCACCGTCGAGGTCCCCGACGCCCTCTCGCAGTCGCCGTTCGACCGGCCCCGCAGCGCTCAGGTGCCTGCCGGCTGGACGCTGACGGTCGTCGCGCGAGTCCCCGGCGCCAGGATGGCCGCCTGGACACCCGATGACAGGCTCCTGGTGTCGGTACCGGGCGCCGGTCAGGTCATACAGGCGCTACCCACGCGGCAGGTTGTGCTCGCCGGGCTGGACCAGCCGCACGGTCTGGCTTTCGCGGGATCCACCCTGTATGTCGCGGAGAGCGACCAGGTCGACGCCTACGACTACGCCGACGGTCGCGCCGTCAATCCCCGCACGGTCGCCGGAGATCTTCCCGACGCCAAGAGCCCCGACCTGCGTGGCGCGTACGCCCACGCGCTCAAGAGTGTGGTGGTGGGACGCGATGGGGCGGTGTACTTCTCGATCGGGTCGACGGGCAACATCTCGGCTGATGACCGCAGCGCCACCCCGCCGCGGGCCACCGTCATGCGCGTGCCACCCGGCGGCGGGCCGGCCCAACCGTTCGCGACCGGGGTGCGCAACGGTACGGGCCTGGCCTTTGCTCCCGACGGATCATTGTGGACCGCGGTGAACAACCGGGACAACGTCGCGGATCCCGACGGCAAGGTGGACCAGGCCTACGTCAACGACCATCCACCGGAGTCTGTCGCCAAGCTCACTCCGGGACGCGAATTGGGCTGGCCCTACTGCAATCCCGACGGTGCCGCCCCGGCCGGGTTCATCCGCGACATCCAGACCAACGCCGACGGCAGCAAGCTGGACTGTGCGGCGCTGCCGCCGCTGGAGCAGGCCATGCCCGCGCATTCGGCCCCGCTCGGTATGAGTTTCACCAAGCTGGCGCGGTTCGGTACCGGCGCGCTGGTGGGTGTGCACGGGTCGTGGAACCGGGCCCGCGCGCAAGCACCCGAGGTGTCGTTCTTCGCCTGGCAGGACGGCACATTGGGACCACAGCAGACACTGGTCGGCGGATTTCAGGCTGACGACGGTTCGCGGTGGGGCCGGCCGGTCGCCGCGGTCGCGGGACCCGATGGCGCGGTGTACATCACCGACGACGCCGCCGGCGCGGTGTACCGACTGGCGCCGAAAACCTGA
- a CDS encoding pirin family protein: MPPIVDIRHAGDRGLTTTEWLQSRHSFSFGDYYDPANTHHGLLLVNNDDIVKPASGFDTHPHRDMEIVTWVLDGELAHRDSMGNSGVIYPGLAQRMSAGSGVSHSEKNGSSATPVHFVQMWVLPDEANVTPGYQQQEIELTSSLTPIASGAVDAAVTLHNRNATLHGARLQSGDSVDVPQAPYVHLFVTRGAVTLEDSGELTAGDAARLTASGGQRVSASTDAEILVWEMHAGLGGA; the protein is encoded by the coding sequence ATGCCTCCGATCGTCGACATTCGCCACGCCGGCGACCGCGGCCTCACCACCACCGAATGGCTGCAGTCCAGGCATTCGTTCTCATTCGGCGATTACTACGACCCGGCCAATACCCACCACGGCCTGCTGCTGGTCAACAACGACGACATCGTCAAACCGGCTTCAGGGTTCGACACGCACCCGCACCGGGACATGGAGATCGTCACATGGGTGCTGGACGGCGAACTCGCACACCGCGATTCCATGGGCAACTCCGGCGTGATCTATCCCGGCCTGGCGCAGCGGATGTCGGCGGGTTCCGGAGTCTCGCATTCGGAGAAGAACGGATCTTCTGCTACGCCAGTCCATTTCGTGCAGATGTGGGTATTGCCGGACGAGGCGAACGTGACGCCGGGCTATCAACAGCAGGAGATCGAGCTCACCAGTTCGCTGACGCCCATCGCGTCGGGCGCCGTGGACGCCGCCGTCACGCTGCACAACCGCAACGCCACCCTGCACGGCGCCCGGCTGCAGTCCGGGGACTCGGTCGATGTGCCGCAGGCTCCGTACGTGCACCTGTTCGTCACGCGGGGCGCGGTGACGCTCGAAGACTCCGGTGAGCTGACGGCGGGCGACGCGGCCCGGCTCACCGCCAGCGGCGGCCAACGCGTGAGCGCGTCGACGGACGCCGAGATCCTGGTGTGGGAGATGCATGCGGGTCTGGGCGGCGCGTAG
- a CDS encoding sigma-70 family RNA polymerase sigma factor, with protein MSVGVRRLDDVTVLAPSLDSGSPADAFLADAQRYRRELLAHCYRMTGSLHDAEDLVQETYLRAWKSYEGFQGKSSVRTWLYRIATNTCLTALEGRQRRPLPSGLGTPSSTGTEDVAEHHEVPWLEPLPDESADPVNIVGNRESVRLAFVAALQHLSPRQRAVLVMREVLQWKASEVAGALGSSTAAVNSLLQRARAQLEAAGPTQDDPVVAPESPEAQDMLSRYIAAFEAYDIDKLVELFTAEAIWEMPPFDSWYRGPQAIGDLSRNKCPAEKAGDMRFIPTTANDQPAAAMYMLNPETGVHEAFQLHVLAIGADGISHVVAFMDQSLFEKFGLPASL; from the coding sequence TTGTCGGTGGGCGTGCGTAGGCTCGACGACGTGACCGTGCTCGCACCTTCACTCGACAGCGGCAGTCCGGCTGACGCCTTCCTCGCCGACGCCCAGCGGTACCGGCGCGAGCTGCTCGCGCACTGTTACCGGATGACCGGCTCGCTGCACGACGCCGAAGATCTGGTGCAGGAGACCTATCTGCGCGCATGGAAGTCCTACGAGGGCTTTCAAGGCAAATCCTCGGTCCGGACGTGGCTCTACCGGATCGCCACCAACACCTGCCTGACGGCTCTCGAAGGCCGTCAGCGCCGACCGCTGCCGTCCGGGTTGGGCACCCCGAGCTCGACAGGCACAGAGGACGTCGCCGAGCACCACGAAGTGCCCTGGCTCGAGCCGCTGCCCGACGAGTCCGCCGATCCGGTGAACATCGTCGGCAACCGCGAATCGGTGCGGCTGGCATTCGTGGCGGCGCTCCAACACCTGTCTCCCCGCCAGCGCGCCGTGCTGGTGATGCGCGAGGTCTTGCAGTGGAAAGCCTCGGAAGTTGCCGGTGCGCTGGGTTCTTCCACGGCCGCCGTCAACAGCCTGCTGCAACGCGCCAGGGCCCAGCTCGAAGCCGCCGGTCCCACACAGGACGACCCGGTGGTCGCGCCCGAGTCGCCCGAAGCGCAGGACATGCTCAGCCGCTACATCGCTGCATTCGAGGCCTACGACATCGACAAGCTCGTGGAGCTCTTCACTGCCGAGGCCATCTGGGAAATGCCCCCCTTCGACAGTTGGTATCGCGGCCCGCAGGCCATCGGCGACTTGTCGCGCAACAAGTGCCCGGCCGAGAAAGCCGGCGACATGCGGTTCATCCCGACGACCGCCAACGATCAGCCCGCCGCGGCGATGTACATGCTCAATCCCGAGACCGGCGTGCACGAAGCGTTCCAGTTGCACGTGCTGGCCATCGGCGCTGACGGCATATCCCATGTCGTGGCATTCATGGACCAGTCGTTGTTCGAGAAGTTCGGGCTGCCGGCTTCCCTCTAG
- a CDS encoding acyltransferase family protein — translation MASTKQFRPDIEGLRAVAVLAVVLYHAGVPGLGGGFIGVDMFFVVSGFLITGLLWREAGQTGTVRLASFYAARARRLLPAAAVVLVATSIGAVALLPPLQARGVLGDAIASALYVGNYRFAVEGTDYLAADTPPSPLQHYWSLGVEEQFYLLWPALIIGVAWLLTRSGRSTRAATPYALVLLAVAGGSLALSLAWTQTMPPWAFFSLPTRAWELAVGGVVALTAASWRTLPPVCAAIAGWGGLGLILVTCTQIRASEPYPGTAALLPALGTALVIGAGCAIPTLGAGRLLALPVMRGIGRVSYSWYLWHWPLLLLAPALFGGPLRLGGRVLMVLMSLGLAVLTLHLIENPARFAAALRASAWRSLAMGATATGVAVCAGLILLAVRPVPTGSGPAAVPVAAVQAPVPGPAPKTLTPAEQLRAAVATSANLRAVPSNLSPSLGNITKPEVFLNGCVLSWKDLTPPECAAGQVNSKTTVALIGDSHAGMWYPALEPVARQRGWRLETMAKVTCPVLKLPIVSPYLGREFTECKQWRAAVLARVQQERPALVVVDMVRRYGADFGFTSYDPVWLDALTRLVSQLRGTGAKVLVLGPVPDPHDTVPTCLSAHMNDVGACTPQRSIAMNDTGIAAEAAAVQAGGGQYANLGEFFCTADRCPVIIGNTMVFRDDNHITTEYAQQLGPVVGGLAEGALARN, via the coding sequence ATGGCGTCCACCAAGCAGTTTCGGCCCGATATCGAGGGCTTGCGCGCGGTCGCGGTTCTGGCCGTCGTGCTCTATCACGCGGGCGTGCCGGGGCTCGGCGGCGGATTCATCGGCGTCGACATGTTCTTCGTGGTCTCCGGCTTCCTGATCACGGGGCTGCTGTGGCGCGAGGCCGGCCAGACCGGCACGGTGCGGCTGGCGTCGTTCTACGCCGCGCGGGCCCGGCGACTGCTGCCCGCCGCGGCGGTCGTGCTGGTCGCGACATCGATCGGCGCGGTCGCGCTGCTGCCGCCGCTGCAGGCCCGCGGCGTGCTCGGCGACGCGATCGCCAGCGCGCTCTATGTCGGCAATTACCGGTTCGCCGTCGAGGGCACCGACTACCTCGCTGCCGACACCCCGCCCTCGCCGCTGCAGCACTACTGGTCCCTCGGTGTCGAAGAGCAGTTCTATCTGCTGTGGCCGGCGCTGATCATCGGGGTGGCGTGGTTGTTGACGCGGTCCGGGCGCAGCACCCGCGCGGCCACGCCGTACGCACTGGTGCTGTTGGCTGTGGCGGGCGGCTCGTTGGCGCTGTCGCTGGCCTGGACCCAGACCATGCCGCCGTGGGCGTTCTTCTCCCTGCCCACCCGGGCGTGGGAGTTGGCCGTCGGTGGCGTGGTCGCGTTGACCGCCGCGAGTTGGCGGACGCTGCCGCCGGTGTGCGCCGCCATCGCGGGCTGGGGCGGGCTGGGACTGATCCTGGTGACCTGCACCCAGATCCGGGCTTCGGAGCCCTACCCCGGCACCGCGGCGCTGCTGCCTGCCCTGGGTACCGCGCTGGTGATCGGTGCCGGCTGCGCGATACCCACCCTGGGAGCGGGGCGGCTGTTGGCCCTGCCGGTGATGCGCGGCATCGGCCGGGTGTCCTACTCGTGGTACCTGTGGCACTGGCCGCTGCTGTTGTTGGCACCCGCGTTGTTCGGTGGGCCGCTCAGGCTGGGCGGCCGGGTGCTCATGGTGCTGATGTCGCTGGGCCTGGCGGTCCTCACGCTGCATCTCATCGAGAACCCGGCCCGGTTCGCGGCGGCCCTGCGCGCGTCGGCCTGGCGCAGCCTCGCGATGGGGGCGACCGCCACCGGCGTCGCGGTGTGCGCCGGTCTGATCCTGCTGGCCGTCCGGCCGGTACCGACCGGGTCCGGGCCTGCGGCCGTCCCGGTCGCCGCAGTGCAGGCGCCCGTACCGGGCCCCGCACCGAAAACACTGACGCCTGCCGAACAGCTGAGGGCCGCCGTGGCGACGTCGGCGAATCTGCGGGCCGTGCCGTCGAATCTGTCGCCCTCGCTGGGCAACATCACCAAACCGGAGGTGTTCCTCAACGGCTGCGTGTTGTCGTGGAAAGACCTGACCCCGCCGGAATGCGCCGCCGGTCAGGTGAATTCGAAGACCACGGTGGCACTGATCGGCGATTCACACGCGGGCATGTGGTACCCCGCACTGGAACCCGTTGCGCGTCAGCGTGGCTGGCGACTGGAAACCATGGCCAAGGTCACCTGCCCGGTGTTGAAGCTGCCGATCGTCAGCCCCTATCTGGGCCGCGAGTTCACCGAGTGCAAGCAGTGGCGGGCCGCGGTGCTGGCCCGGGTGCAGCAGGAACGCCCGGCGCTCGTGGTGGTCGACATGGTGCGCCGCTACGGCGCCGACTTCGGCTTCACCAGCTATGACCCGGTGTGGCTGGATGCGTTGACCCGGTTGGTCTCCCAGTTGCGCGGTACGGGCGCGAAAGTTCTGGTGCTCGGCCCTGTTCCGGATCCCCACGACACGGTGCCGACGTGCCTCTCGGCGCACATGAACGACGTCGGTGCCTGCACGCCACAACGGTCGATCGCGATGAACGACACCGGCATCGCCGCAGAGGCCGCGGCCGTGCAGGCCGGAGGGGGCCAGTACGCGAATCTCGGCGAGTTCTTCTGCACGGCCGACCGCTGCCCCGTCATCATCGGCAACACCATGGTGTTCCGCGACGACAACCACATCACCACCGAATATGCCCAGCAGCTCGGCCCCGTCGTGGGTGGCCTCGCCGAGGGCGCGCTGGCACGCAATTAG
- a CDS encoding phosphodiester glycosidase family protein, translated as MYSVPALAKLKQRVVAGATALALCAVLSNAGTPTARAEDAKALLLGAIANTKGSYLVYNFGGQFAAPFMSASGNQYTLNNGGHLMTIKNASSRLSPRLLVDSHQGYQSRCERTPGARTGEGLWQASETYAPLQAWQALGQPTIAINANFFDVRGQKSGSWRDTGCSSPLGAYVDNTRGQGRANTAVTGTLAYAGKQGLSGGDEHWTALATMILPTGGAPYVVMPKGPDDYDAATPVIQRLFDQNARFVAVSGIGLLAPGDTGQLNDNGPSAARTALGYNRAADQFYVFQGGSYTPDNMQDLFRGLGADNALLLDGGGSSAIVLRRDTGGMWSGAGSPRGNCDTRAVLCDSRERALPSWLGFN; from the coding sequence GTGTACAGCGTGCCTGCGCTGGCAAAACTGAAACAACGTGTGGTAGCAGGTGCGACCGCCCTCGCGTTGTGCGCTGTGTTGAGCAACGCCGGCACACCGACGGCGCGGGCCGAGGACGCCAAGGCGCTGCTGCTCGGTGCCATCGCCAACACCAAGGGCTCGTACCTCGTCTACAACTTCGGCGGGCAATTCGCCGCACCGTTCATGTCGGCGTCGGGCAACCAGTACACGCTGAACAACGGCGGCCACTTGATGACCATCAAGAACGCCTCGTCCCGGCTGAGCCCACGACTGCTGGTCGACAGCCATCAGGGTTATCAGTCCCGGTGTGAGCGCACGCCCGGTGCCCGTACCGGCGAAGGTCTCTGGCAGGCCTCGGAAACCTATGCGCCCCTTCAAGCCTGGCAGGCGTTGGGCCAGCCGACCATCGCCATCAACGCCAACTTCTTCGACGTGCGCGGGCAGAAGAGCGGCTCGTGGCGCGACACCGGCTGCAGCTCACCGCTGGGCGCCTACGTCGACAACACCCGCGGGCAGGGCCGGGCCAACACCGCCGTGACCGGCACGCTGGCCTACGCTGGCAAGCAGGGCCTCTCCGGCGGTGACGAACATTGGACGGCGCTGGCCACCATGATCCTGCCGACCGGCGGGGCTCCGTACGTGGTGATGCCCAAGGGGCCCGACGACTACGACGCAGCCACCCCCGTGATCCAGCGGCTGTTCGACCAGAACGCGCGGTTCGTCGCGGTGTCCGGCATCGGGTTGCTGGCCCCGGGTGACACCGGCCAACTCAACGACAACGGCCCCAGCGCGGCTCGCACGGCGCTGGGCTACAACCGGGCGGCCGACCAGTTCTACGTGTTCCAGGGCGGCAGCTACACCCCGGACAACATGCAGGATCTGTTCCGCGGCCTGGGCGCCGACAACGCGCTGCTACTCGACGGTGGCGGCTCGTCGGCGATCGTGCTGCGACGCGACACCGGCGGCATGTGGAGCGGCGCCGGCTCACCGCGCGGCAACTGCGACACCCGCGCCGTGCTGTGCGATTCGCGGGAACGCGCCCTGCCGAGCTGGCTCGGATTCAACTAG
- a CDS encoding NDMA-dependent alcohol dehydrogenase — MKTKGALLWELNSPFKVDEIDLGDPVADEVQIRMHAAGMCHSDYHITTGATPIALPALGGHEGAGVVTKVGKNVTGIEEGDHVILAFIPACGECPPCLKGFRSLCDRGAVLLGGKAIADGTSRIHAGDREVSPMNLLGTFAPYMTVHKDSVVKIDKDIPFETAAIMGCAVPTGFGSATNVADVKPGETVIIVGVGGIGMSALQGAVISGAKQVIAIDPNEWKREQAIKFGATHVYPSMAEAIAPIIDVTHGLMGDKVIIAVGEMKGEYIEEAMILTAKTGTCVVTGMGSMMDADVKLNLFLFTMLQKTLKGNIFGGGSSHVETPRLTALYKSGLLNIDDMITRTYKLEDINQGYQDMLDGNNIRGVIRFDESDW; from the coding sequence ATGAAGACCAAGGGCGCCCTGCTGTGGGAACTCAATTCGCCGTTCAAGGTCGACGAGATCGACCTTGGGGACCCCGTCGCCGACGAGGTACAGATCCGGATGCATGCCGCGGGCATGTGCCACTCCGACTACCACATCACCACCGGAGCCACCCCGATCGCGTTGCCCGCACTCGGCGGCCATGAGGGCGCGGGTGTGGTCACGAAGGTCGGCAAGAACGTCACCGGCATCGAAGAGGGTGACCACGTCATCCTCGCCTTCATCCCGGCCTGTGGTGAATGTCCGCCATGCCTGAAGGGCTTCCGGTCGCTGTGTGACCGTGGCGCCGTGCTGCTGGGTGGCAAGGCCATCGCCGACGGCACCAGCCGCATCCATGCCGGCGACCGCGAGGTGTCGCCGATGAACCTGCTCGGCACGTTCGCGCCGTACATGACCGTGCACAAGGATTCGGTCGTCAAGATCGACAAGGACATCCCGTTCGAGACCGCGGCCATCATGGGTTGCGCGGTGCCGACGGGTTTCGGCTCGGCCACCAACGTCGCCGATGTCAAGCCCGGCGAGACGGTCATCATCGTCGGTGTCGGCGGTATCGGCATGAGCGCGCTGCAGGGCGCGGTGATCTCGGGGGCCAAGCAGGTCATCGCCATCGACCCGAACGAGTGGAAGCGTGAACAGGCCATCAAGTTCGGCGCGACGCACGTTTACCCGTCGATGGCCGAGGCCATCGCTCCGATCATCGACGTCACCCACGGCCTGATGGGCGACAAGGTCATCATCGCGGTCGGCGAGATGAAGGGCGAGTACATCGAAGAGGCGATGATCCTCACCGCCAAGACCGGCACCTGCGTGGTGACGGGCATGGGGTCGATGATGGACGCCGACGTCAAGCTCAACCTGTTCCTGTTCACCATGCTGCAGAAGACGTTGAAGGGCAACATCTTCGGCGGCGGCAGCTCGCATGTGGAGACGCCGCGGCTGACCGCGCTCTACAAGTCGGGGCTGCTCAACATCGATGACATGATCACGCGCACCTACAAGCTCGAGGACATCAACCAGGGCTACCAGGACATGTTGGACGGCAACAACATTCGCGGCGTCATCAGGTTCGACGAGTCGGACTGGTAA
- a CDS encoding ribonuclease domain-containing protein, giving the protein MAVVLIGLVAGCGHSAPTATKTTAVTTASSAAKAADGTCNLNGLPPEAGQTVKLIESGGPFPYPKNDGVVFGNFERVLPQHERGYYHEYTVPTPGSKNRGARRIVTGGQPLNHPPEFYYTGDHYQSFCRIGGM; this is encoded by the coding sequence ATGGCGGTGGTGCTGATAGGGCTGGTGGCCGGCTGCGGTCACAGCGCACCCACAGCCACCAAGACGACGGCGGTCACCACGGCGTCCAGCGCGGCGAAGGCTGCCGACGGCACCTGCAACCTCAACGGGCTCCCGCCGGAAGCCGGGCAGACCGTCAAGCTCATCGAATCCGGCGGCCCGTTCCCGTACCCGAAAAACGACGGTGTCGTCTTCGGCAATTTCGAACGCGTCCTGCCCCAACACGAACGCGGCTATTACCACGAGTACACGGTGCCCACGCCCGGCTCGAAGAATCGGGGCGCCCGCCGCATCGTCACGGGAGGGCAGCCGCTGAACCATCCGCCGGAGTTCTATTACACCGGCGACCACTATCAGAGCTTCTGTCGGATCGGAGGCATGTGA
- a CDS encoding SDR family NAD(P)-dependent oxidoreductase, translating into MDINGASAIVTGGASGIGAATARQLAAKGARVVVADLQAEKGEALAKEIGGVFVTVDVTNTDQIIDAVNTAADLGPLRALVNSAGIGWAQRTIGKDGQFESAHNLDVYKKVLAINLVGTFDCIRLAATAMSRNELTDTGERGAIVNMTSVAAFDGQIGQAAYSSSKGGVVGLTLPVARDLSAVGIRVNTVAPGLIDTPIYGEGEASEAFKAKLGESVLFPHRLGKPEELASMVIELITNSYMNAEVVRVDGGIRMPPK; encoded by the coding sequence GTGGATATCAATGGAGCTAGCGCAATCGTCACCGGTGGCGCATCAGGTATCGGCGCGGCAACCGCCCGCCAGTTGGCTGCCAAGGGAGCCCGCGTCGTCGTGGCTGACCTGCAGGCCGAAAAGGGCGAGGCACTCGCCAAAGAGATCGGCGGCGTGTTCGTCACCGTCGACGTGACCAATACCGACCAGATCATCGATGCGGTCAACACCGCTGCCGATCTGGGCCCGCTGCGGGCCCTGGTGAACTCGGCAGGCATCGGCTGGGCCCAGCGCACCATCGGCAAGGACGGCCAGTTCGAATCCGCCCACAACCTCGACGTCTACAAGAAGGTGCTGGCGATCAACCTGGTCGGCACCTTCGACTGCATCCGGCTGGCCGCCACCGCGATGAGCCGTAATGAGCTCACCGACACCGGCGAACGCGGCGCGATCGTCAACATGACCAGCGTCGCAGCCTTCGACGGCCAGATCGGGCAGGCGGCGTACTCCTCGTCCAAGGGCGGCGTCGTCGGCCTGACCCTGCCGGTCGCGCGTGATCTCTCCGCGGTGGGCATCCGCGTCAACACCGTCGCTCCGGGCCTCATCGACACCCCGATCTACGGGGAAGGCGAGGCGTCCGAAGCGTTCAAGGCCAAGCTCGGCGAATCCGTGCTCTTCCCGCACCGCCTGGGCAAGCCCGAAGAACTGGCCTCGATGGTCATCGAGCTGATCACCAACTCGTACATGAACGCCGAGGTGGTCCGCGTCGACGGCGGAATCCGGATGCCACCCAAGTAG
- a CDS encoding alpha/beta hydrolase, with product MTSTRTERTFDGVGGVRIVYDEWTPEGEPRGVIVLSHGLGEHAGRYHHVAQRFGEAGLIVYALDHRGHGRSGGKRVYLRDMSEYVGDFHTLVGIAATEHPDLTRIVLGHSMGGGIVFSYGVEYPDEYTAMVLSGPAVAAQASLSALLVVAAKVLGKIAPGLPVEELDATAVSRDPAVVAAYNADPLVWHGKVPAGIARALILVGETMPQRASALAAPLLVVHGEKDRLVPVEGSHRLVECVAAEDVHLKVYPGLYHEVFNEPEQALVLDDVTSWIEAHL from the coding sequence ATGACCAGTACCCGTACCGAGCGGACCTTCGACGGCGTCGGCGGGGTGCGCATCGTCTACGACGAGTGGACGCCGGAGGGTGAGCCCCGCGGCGTCATCGTGCTGTCGCACGGGCTGGGCGAACACGCGGGGCGCTACCACCACGTCGCGCAGCGCTTCGGTGAGGCCGGGCTGATCGTCTACGCCCTCGATCACCGCGGCCACGGCCGGTCCGGTGGCAAGCGGGTGTACCTGCGGGACATGTCGGAATACGTCGGCGACTTCCACACCCTGGTCGGTATCGCGGCCACCGAGCATCCTGATCTCACCCGCATCGTGCTCGGGCACAGCATGGGTGGCGGCATCGTGTTCAGCTACGGCGTCGAATATCCCGACGAGTACACCGCGATGGTGCTGTCCGGGCCCGCGGTGGCCGCGCAGGCCTCACTGTCAGCGCTGCTGGTCGTCGCGGCCAAGGTGCTCGGCAAGATCGCTCCCGGGCTGCCCGTCGAAGAACTCGACGCCACTGCCGTCTCCCGGGACCCCGCCGTGGTCGCCGCGTACAACGCCGACCCGCTCGTGTGGCACGGCAAGGTGCCTGCGGGCATCGCCAGGGCCTTGATCCTCGTCGGTGAGACCATGCCGCAACGGGCCTCCGCGCTGGCCGCTCCGCTGCTGGTGGTGCACGGCGAGAAGGATCGGCTGGTGCCGGTCGAAGGCAGTCATCGCCTCGTCGAGTGCGTCGCCGCCGAAGACGTCCACCTCAAGGTGTACCCGGGCCTGTACCACGAGGTGTTCAACGAGCCCGAGCAGGCGCTGGTGCTCGACGACGTCACGTCGTGGATCGAGGCGCATCTGTGA
- a CDS encoding nucleotidyl cyclase domain-containing protein, whose product MTEKQPTGTVTLLMAAAEGSARLWQTQPGDMAASLPWLRATMNHLIALNDGVLRGGEYACDSFVATFGRASDAVACALDLQLAPSDPFSLCIGLHTIEMRTGESVATVSTDVAARLRDMAHGGQTLMSVATASLAADRLPAGASLMYIGDHDLGEMPWHERPFQLRHAGVRDQFRSVRASDDTVAQHHLN is encoded by the coding sequence ATGACCGAGAAGCAACCAACCGGGACGGTGACGTTGCTGATGGCTGCCGCCGAGGGGTCGGCACGCCTGTGGCAAACGCAACCCGGAGACATGGCCGCATCCCTGCCCTGGCTGCGGGCGACCATGAACCACCTGATCGCCCTCAATGACGGTGTTCTGCGTGGCGGCGAATACGCATGTGACAGCTTCGTGGCCACCTTCGGCCGGGCCTCCGACGCGGTGGCCTGCGCGCTCGACCTGCAACTGGCGCCGTCGGATCCGTTCTCGTTGTGCATCGGCCTGCACACCATCGAAATGCGCACCGGCGAGTCCGTCGCCACCGTGAGCACGGATGTCGCTGCGCGGCTGCGAGATATGGCCCACGGTGGTCAGACGCTGATGTCGGTCGCCACGGCGTCGCTGGCCGCCGACCGGCTGCCCGCCGGGGCGTCGCTGATGTACATCGGCGACCACGATCTGGGCGAGATGCCGTGGCACGAGCGGCCTTTCCAGCTGCGCCACGCCGGAGTGCGCGACCAGTTCCGGTCAGTGCGCGCGTCGGACGACACCGTCGCTCAGCATCACTTGAACTGA
- a CDS encoding barstar family protein → MKTYRIDGAAVGSKADLFTEIGRAVNGDGGYFGSNFDALADCLRGGFGTPENGKFRFVLTDYKHVKTALGQEDWSTLLTVFTSESVDLWLAA, encoded by the coding sequence GTGAAGACCTATCGGATCGACGGGGCCGCGGTCGGATCCAAAGCCGACCTGTTCACCGAGATCGGACGTGCCGTCAACGGAGACGGTGGCTACTTCGGCTCCAACTTCGACGCGCTCGCCGATTGCCTGCGGGGTGGCTTCGGCACACCCGAGAACGGCAAGTTCAGGTTCGTCCTGACCGACTACAAGCATGTGAAGACCGCGCTCGGGCAAGAGGACTGGAGCACGCTGCTCACCGTCTTCACCAGTGAATCCGTCGATTTGTGGCTGGCCGCCTGA